The Lysobacter gummosus genome includes a region encoding these proteins:
- a CDS encoding TolB family protein, translating into MGIVSTPHSEVRASVSPDGRRIVWGSSDRPGGPAGRDLWQARRVDGRWQDPEPLSINTPSKDYDPMFSGDGRWLYFFSDRPGGLGNEDLYRAAVLDDGGYGPAENLGPGVNTSGSEWAPAPSRDSQHLMFASDGRGGAGGQDLWIARWDGKAFVDPQPVPGINTEADEFDATWLGDGRAIVFTRSDDVKTKAVRLFVAQCDGSQYGRAELLPLSFNSEDGFTYGPVIDWNKPGELLLNGTAKSPKAGKQDIYRMKAPAVTGQGGCVADAVLKEGRQRALPRIR; encoded by the coding sequence ATGGGCATTGTCTCGACCCCGCACAGCGAAGTGCGCGCGAGCGTGAGTCCCGACGGACGGCGCATCGTCTGGGGCAGCAGCGACCGCCCCGGCGGACCGGCCGGGCGCGACCTGTGGCAGGCCCGCCGGGTCGATGGCCGCTGGCAGGACCCCGAGCCGTTGTCGATCAACACCCCGTCCAAGGACTACGATCCCATGTTCAGCGGCGACGGCCGCTGGCTGTATTTCTTCTCCGACCGCCCCGGCGGCCTGGGCAACGAAGACCTGTACCGCGCCGCGGTCCTCGACGACGGCGGCTACGGCCCGGCCGAGAACCTCGGCCCAGGGGTCAACACCTCCGGCAGCGAATGGGCGCCGGCGCCGAGCCGCGACAGCCAGCACCTGATGTTCGCCAGCGACGGACGCGGCGGCGCCGGCGGCCAGGATCTGTGGATCGCGCGCTGGGACGGCAAGGCCTTCGTCGACCCGCAACCGGTTCCGGGCATCAACACCGAGGCGGACGAATTCGACGCGACCTGGCTCGGCGATGGCCGCGCGATCGTGTTCACCCGCTCGGACGACGTCAAAACCAAGGCGGTGCGTTTGTTCGTCGCCCAGTGCGACGGCAGCCAGTACGGCCGGGCCGAACTGTTGCCGTTGTCGTTCAACAGCGAGGACGGTTTCACTTACGGCCCGGTGATCGACTGGAACAAGCCCGGCGAGTTGTTGCTCAACGGCACCGCCAAGTCGCCGAAGGCCGGCAAGCAGGACATCTACCGGATGAAGGCGCCGGCGGTGACCGGGCAGGGCGGCTGCGTCGCCGACGCGGTGCTCAAGGAAGGCCGGCAGCGCGCGCTGCCGCGGATTCGATGA
- the cysT gene encoding sulfate ABC transporter permease subunit CysT, whose product MSEHALPLPTSATRWRRPLPGLGLGLGIGMTWLGLIVLLPLAALILRSGGLGVAGWLRTISDPLVLSSLRVSFLSAFIAAVIALVFGALIAWVLVRYRFPGRRLMDALVDLPFALPTAVAGITLAAIYDETGWIGQLVQPFGIKLVNNITGIVIALIFIGLPFAVRTVQPVLEALGREQEEAAISLGASRLTALRRVVLPELLPALLTGFSLAFARGLGEFGSVIFIAGNLPMKTQIAPLLITIRLFEDNGINAAIVLATLLLLMSFACLVAINAASALFSHGNRRDG is encoded by the coding sequence ATGAGCGAGCACGCCCTTCCCCTGCCGACCTCCGCCACCCGCTGGCGCCGGCCGTTACCCGGTCTCGGCCTCGGCTTGGGCATCGGCATGACGTGGCTCGGACTGATCGTCCTGCTGCCGCTGGCCGCGCTGATCCTGCGCTCCGGCGGCCTCGGCGTGGCCGGATGGCTGCGCACGATCTCCGATCCGCTGGTGCTGTCCTCGCTGCGGGTCAGCTTCTTGAGCGCCTTCATCGCCGCGGTGATCGCGCTGGTATTCGGCGCGCTGATCGCCTGGGTGCTGGTGCGCTACCGCTTTCCCGGGCGGCGCCTGATGGACGCCCTGGTCGATCTGCCGTTCGCGCTGCCCACCGCGGTCGCCGGCATCACCCTGGCGGCGATCTACGACGAGACCGGCTGGATCGGCCAACTGGTGCAGCCCTTCGGCATCAAGCTGGTCAACAACATCACCGGCATCGTCATCGCGCTGATCTTCATCGGCCTGCCGTTCGCGGTGCGCACGGTGCAGCCGGTGCTGGAAGCGCTGGGCCGCGAACAGGAAGAAGCCGCGATCTCGCTCGGCGCCTCGCGCCTGACCGCGCTGCGCCGCGTGGTCCTGCCCGAATTGCTGCCGGCGCTGCTGACCGGTTTCTCGCTGGCGTTCGCGCGTGGCCTGGGCGAGTTCGGCTCGGTGATCTTCATCGCCGGCAACCTGCCGATGAAAACCCAGATCGCGCCGCTGCTGATCACCATCCGCCTGTTCGAAGACAACGGCATCAACGCCGCGATCGTGCTGGCGACCTTGCTGCTGCTGATGTCGTTCGCCTGCCTGGTCGCCATCAATGCCGCGTCCGCGTTGTTCTCGCACGGTAATCGCCGCGATGGCTGA
- a CDS encoding YkgJ family cysteine cluster protein: protein MHCRDQCGACCIAPSITSPIPGMPHGKPAGIPCVQLDDELRCRLFGKPERPAFCASLRPSESMCGVTRADAMGMLTALEIATRP from the coding sequence ATGCATTGCCGCGACCAATGCGGCGCGTGTTGCATCGCGCCCTCGATCACCTCGCCGATTCCCGGCATGCCGCACGGCAAGCCGGCCGGAATTCCCTGCGTGCAGCTGGACGACGAATTGCGTTGCCGTTTGTTCGGCAAGCCGGAGCGGCCGGCGTTCTGCGCGTCGTTGCGGCCGTCGGAGTCGATGTGCGGGGTTACGCGTGCCGACGCGATGGGGATGTTGACGGCATTGGAAATCGCGACGCGGCCGTAG
- the cysW gene encoding sulfate ABC transporter permease subunit CysW encodes MAEPRLPPQRDPLQEPAWVRWLLIGAAGAIMLLIVVLPLLMLLGTAFGNGLKAWLNAVTEPNTVAALKLTLLTAAIVVPVNAICGVFAAWALTRFEFRGKRMLLALIDLPFAVSPVVAGLCLILLFSPSHGFFADFLNAYDLKIMFATPGIVLATMFVTFPFVVRELIPLMEQQGSDEELAARSLGANAWSMFFRVTLPNIKWGLLYGVLLCSARAMGEFGAVTVVSGNVVGKTNTLSLHVEVLFNHPGDPTPAFAVASLLAGLALVTLVIKIWLEARHGDALARSHRRH; translated from the coding sequence ATGGCTGAGCCGCGCCTGCCGCCGCAACGCGATCCCCTGCAGGAGCCGGCCTGGGTGCGCTGGCTGCTGATCGGCGCGGCCGGCGCGATCATGCTGCTGATCGTGGTGCTGCCGTTGCTGATGCTGCTGGGCACCGCCTTCGGCAACGGCCTGAAGGCCTGGTTGAACGCGGTCACCGAACCCAACACGGTGGCGGCGCTGAAACTCACCTTGCTCACCGCCGCGATCGTGGTGCCGGTCAACGCGATCTGCGGCGTGTTCGCGGCCTGGGCGCTGACCCGCTTCGAATTCCGCGGCAAGCGCATGCTGCTGGCGCTGATCGATCTGCCGTTCGCGGTGTCGCCGGTGGTCGCCGGCCTGTGCCTGATCCTGTTGTTCAGCCCGTCGCACGGTTTCTTCGCGGATTTTCTCAACGCCTACGATCTCAAGATCATGTTCGCCACGCCCGGCATCGTGCTGGCGACGATGTTCGTGACCTTCCCGTTCGTGGTGCGCGAGCTGATTCCGCTGATGGAGCAGCAAGGCAGCGACGAGGAACTGGCCGCGCGCTCGCTCGGCGCCAATGCCTGGAGCATGTTCTTCCGGGTGACCCTGCCCAACATCAAATGGGGCCTGCTCTACGGCGTGCTGTTGTGCAGCGCGCGGGCGATGGGCGAGTTCGGCGCGGTCACGGTGGTGTCGGGCAACGTCGTCGGCAAGACCAATACGCTGTCGCTGCATGTGGAAGTGTTGTTCAACCACCCCGGCGACCCGACTCCGGCGTTCGCGGTGGCTTCGCTGTTGGCCGGCCTGGCCTTGGTCACGCTGGTGATCAAGATCTGGCTGGAAGCGCGCCATGGCGACGCGCTCGCGCGTTCGCACCGCAGGCATTGA
- the hemB gene encoding porphobilinogen synthase yields MTYPYSRPRRMRRDDFSRRLMRETVLTANDLIYPVFVHELDGRAPVGSMPGIDRLSIDELLRVAEQASELRVPALALFPVTAPDAKSLTAEAAWQDDGLCQRAVRALKQRFPQLGVITDVALDPYTTHGQDGLIDDSGYVMNDETVEALVKQALSHAVAGADIVAPSDMMDGRIGQIRNALELDGHIHTRILAYSAKYASSFYGPFRDAVGSAGALGKGNKYTYQMDPANSDEAMREIALDLEEGADMIMVKPGMPYLDIVRRAKDEFGVPTFVYQVSGEYAMLRAAIQNGWLDERGCVMEALTSIKRAGADGVLTYFALDAARWMREAN; encoded by the coding sequence ATGACCTATCCCTACTCGCGCCCGCGGCGGATGCGCCGCGACGACTTCTCGCGCCGACTCATGCGCGAGACCGTTCTCACCGCCAACGACCTGATCTATCCGGTCTTCGTGCACGAACTCGACGGCCGCGCGCCGGTCGGCTCCATGCCCGGGATCGACCGCCTGTCGATCGACGAACTGCTGCGCGTGGCCGAACAGGCCAGCGAGTTGCGCGTGCCCGCGCTGGCGCTGTTCCCGGTGACCGCGCCGGACGCCAAGTCGCTGACCGCCGAAGCCGCATGGCAGGACGACGGCCTGTGCCAGCGCGCCGTGCGCGCGCTCAAGCAGCGCTTCCCGCAGTTGGGCGTGATCACCGACGTCGCCCTGGACCCGTACACCACCCACGGCCAGGACGGATTGATCGACGACAGCGGCTACGTCATGAACGACGAAACCGTCGAGGCATTGGTGAAGCAAGCGCTGTCGCACGCCGTCGCCGGCGCCGACATCGTCGCGCCCAGCGACATGATGGACGGCCGCATCGGCCAGATCCGCAACGCGCTGGAACTCGACGGCCACATCCACACCCGCATCCTCGCCTACAGCGCCAAGTACGCCTCCAGCTTCTACGGCCCGTTCCGCGACGCGGTTGGCTCGGCCGGCGCGCTCGGCAAGGGCAACAAGTACACCTACCAGATGGACCCGGCCAACAGCGACGAGGCCATGCGCGAGATCGCGCTGGATCTGGAAGAAGGCGCGGACATGATCATGGTCAAGCCGGGCATGCCGTACCTGGACATCGTGCGCCGGGCCAAGGACGAATTCGGCGTGCCGACCTTCGTCTACCAGGTCAGCGGCGAGTACGCGATGCTGCGCGCGGCCATCCAGAACGGCTGGCTGGACGAACGCGGCTGCGTGATGGAAGCGCTGACCTCGATCAAGCGCGCGGGCGCCGACGGCGTGTTGACGTATTTCGCATTGGATGCGGCGCGGTGGATGCGCGAGGCGAACTGA
- the aroE gene encoding shikimate dehydrogenase, translating to MDSSSSSPVLRYAVFGHPVAHSLSPRIHAAFARQFGIALEYVGVDAAPERFDVALAEFAAEGGLGANITLPLKTRAASICSHLSDRARRAGAVNTLIRSATGWEGDNTDGVGLIRDLTERHGLDLRERRTLLIGAGGAARGVAPALLDAGIGDLFIVNRTPERADALADTLGLPGRVHPRYLSDVGTLGNFDLIVNATSAARDDAMPTLPMSLATPRTAAVDLSYGEAAIPFLAWAKVAGAHDRIDGLGMLVEQAAESFERWHRKRPDTDPVYAQLRQGALSLVTAD from the coding sequence ATGGATTCCAGTTCGTCCAGCCCGGTCCTGCGTTACGCGGTCTTCGGCCATCCGGTCGCCCACTCGCTGTCGCCGCGCATACATGCTGCGTTCGCGCGCCAGTTCGGAATCGCGCTGGAGTACGTCGGCGTGGACGCCGCGCCGGAGCGCTTCGACGTGGCCCTGGCCGAATTCGCCGCCGAGGGCGGGCTGGGCGCCAACATCACCCTGCCGCTGAAAACCCGCGCCGCCAGCATCTGCTCGCACCTGAGCGATCGCGCCCGCCGCGCCGGCGCGGTCAACACATTGATCCGCAGCGCCACCGGCTGGGAAGGCGACAACACCGACGGCGTCGGCCTGATCCGCGACCTCACCGAACGCCACGGCCTGGACCTGCGCGAACGCCGCACCTTGCTGATCGGCGCGGGCGGCGCGGCGCGCGGCGTGGCGCCGGCGCTGCTGGATGCCGGCATCGGCGATCTGTTCATCGTCAACCGCACGCCCGAACGCGCCGACGCGCTCGCCGACACGCTCGGCCTGCCCGGCCGCGTGCATCCGCGTTACTTGTCCGACGTCGGCACGCTCGGCAACTTCGATCTGATCGTCAACGCAACCTCGGCCGCGCGCGACGATGCCATGCCGACCTTGCCGATGAGCCTGGCCACGCCGCGCACCGCGGCGGTGGACCTGAGCTACGGCGAAGCGGCGATTCCGTTCCTGGCCTGGGCCAAGGTCGCCGGCGCGCACGATCGCATCGACGGCCTGGGCATGCTGGTCGAACAGGCCGCGGAAAGCTTCGAGCGCTGGCACCGCAAGCGTCCGGATACCGACCCGGTGTACGCGCAACTGCGCCAGGGCGCGTTGTCGCTGGTTACGGCGGATTGA
- a CDS encoding sulfate/molybdate ABC transporter ATP-binding protein, with the protein MDLHLKAIAKRYATVAALDAVSLDVASGELVALLGPSGSGKTTLLRVIGGLLQPDSGQLLFGDQDATRLSLRERNVGFVFQHYALFKHMTVAENIAFGLRSRPRSRRPDKATIARRVQELLGLIQLPELGGRYPEQLSGGQKQRVALARALAIDPTVLLLDEPFGALDAKVRVELRRWLRRLHDHTGQTTLFVTHDQEEALELADRVVVLKDGRIEQIGTPDEIYSAPASAYVFDFIGRANVIEGQTEGGELSVNGHALRLPVDSNSRSRARLYVRPHDMALVGDGEGLPARVLSSHRLAERITLELSIDGQQRPLELDLVATPDAVTPASGSTVHVRPLRYRVYSD; encoded by the coding sequence ATGGATCTGCACCTCAAAGCCATCGCCAAGCGTTATGCGACCGTCGCCGCCCTGGATGCGGTGAGCCTGGATGTCGCCTCCGGCGAGTTGGTCGCGCTGCTCGGGCCTTCGGGCTCGGGCAAAACCACGCTGTTGCGGGTCATCGGCGGCCTGCTGCAACCCGATTCGGGCCAGCTGCTGTTCGGCGATCAGGACGCGACCCGGCTGAGCCTGCGCGAGCGCAACGTCGGTTTCGTGTTCCAGCACTACGCGCTGTTCAAGCACATGACCGTGGCGGAGAACATCGCCTTCGGCCTGCGCAGCCGGCCGCGTTCGCGGCGGCCGGACAAGGCGACCATCGCCAGGCGCGTGCAGGAATTGCTGGGGCTGATCCAGTTGCCGGAACTGGGCGGGCGTTATCCGGAACAACTCTCCGGCGGGCAGAAGCAGCGCGTCGCGCTGGCGCGCGCGCTGGCGATCGACCCGACCGTGCTGCTGCTGGACGAACCCTTCGGCGCGCTCGACGCCAAGGTCCGCGTGGAACTGCGTCGCTGGCTGCGCCGGCTGCACGATCACACCGGCCAGACCACCTTGTTCGTCACCCACGATCAGGAAGAAGCGCTGGAACTGGCCGACCGCGTGGTCGTGCTCAAGGACGGCCGGATCGAACAGATCGGCACGCCCGACGAGATCTACAGCGCGCCGGCCTCGGCGTACGTGTTCGATTTCATCGGCCGCGCCAACGTCATCGAAGGCCAGACCGAGGGCGGCGAGCTGTCGGTCAACGGCCACGCCCTGCGCCTGCCGGTGGACAGCAACAGCCGCAGCCGCGCGCGCCTGTACGTGCGGCCGCACGACATGGCCCTGGTCGGCGACGGCGAGGGCCTGCCGGCGCGGGTGCTGTCCTCGCACCGCCTGGCCGAGCGGATCACCCTGGAACTGAGCATCGACGGCCAGCAGCGGCCCCTGGAGCTGGACCTGGTGGCAACGCCGGACGCGGTGACCCCGGCTTCGGGCAGCACCGTGCATGTGCGGCCGCTGCGGTATCGGGTGTATTCGGATTAG
- a CDS encoding TolB family protein, whose product MSSLRFAAGLALCALAGGAWALSEFGIEGMGVVSTPHSEVRGAVHPDGQRIVWGSTDRGGGAGGWDLWQARWIDGRWQQPEPLAINSAANDFDPLFSADGRWLYFFSNRAGGQGGDDLYRAAVRADGSYGAAENLGPGVNSRGDEWAPTPSRDGHRLLFASDGFGGAGRHDLFVASWNGKAFADPKPVPGINTAQDEFDAAWLFDGRAIVFARSKNVADDPIRLYIAQCDGDAYSQAAPLPLSFNTHSGYTLGPALDWNKPGELLISGSAKSPKAGKMDIYRMKAPAATGKPGCGASATSK is encoded by the coding sequence ATGTCCTCGCTGCGATTCGCTGCCGGCCTCGCGCTTTGCGCGCTCGCCGGCGGCGCCTGGGCCTTGTCGGAATTCGGCATCGAAGGCATGGGCGTGGTCTCCACGCCGCACAGCGAAGTGCGCGGCGCGGTGCATCCCGACGGTCAGCGCATCGTCTGGGGCAGCACCGATCGCGGCGGCGGCGCCGGCGGTTGGGATCTGTGGCAGGCGCGCTGGATCGACGGTCGCTGGCAGCAGCCCGAACCGCTCGCCATCAACAGCGCGGCGAACGATTTCGATCCCTTGTTCAGCGCCGACGGCCGCTGGCTGTATTTCTTCTCCAACCGCGCCGGCGGCCAGGGCGGCGACGATCTGTATCGCGCCGCGGTGCGCGCCGACGGCAGCTACGGCGCGGCGGAAAACCTCGGGCCCGGCGTCAACAGCCGCGGCGACGAATGGGCGCCGACGCCGAGCCGCGATGGCCATCGTCTGTTGTTCGCCAGCGACGGCTTCGGCGGCGCCGGCCGTCACGATCTGTTCGTGGCGAGCTGGAACGGCAAGGCCTTCGCCGATCCCAAGCCGGTGCCGGGCATCAATACGGCGCAGGACGAATTCGACGCCGCCTGGCTCTTCGATGGCCGCGCGATCGTGTTCGCGCGCTCGAAGAACGTCGCCGACGATCCGATCCGTTTGTACATAGCGCAATGCGATGGCGACGCGTATTCGCAGGCGGCGCCGCTGCCGTTGTCGTTCAACACCCACAGCGGCTACACGCTCGGGCCGGCCTTGGATTGGAACAAGCCCGGCGAACTGTTGATCAGCGGTTCGGCGAAATCGCCGAAGGCGGGGAAGATGGATATCTACCGGATGAAAGCGCCGGCGGCGACGGGCAAGCCCGGCTGCGGCGCGTCTGCCACGTCGAAATAA